From the genome of Armatimonadota bacterium, one region includes:
- a CDS encoding 4a-hydroxytetrahydrobiopterin dehydratase, whose product MAALSEDDVRRRLQDLPGWELTPQGIRKTYRRRDFRDAIRLVNAVADLAEQANHHPDIEVAGYNRVTVTLMTHSERGVTEKDIALAWQIEQVAR is encoded by the coding sequence GTGGCCGCGCTGTCCGAAGACGATGTCCGCCGCCGGCTGCAGGACCTGCCCGGGTGGGAACTCACGCCCCAGGGCATCCGGAAGACCTACCGGCGCCGGGACTTCCGGGACGCCATCCGCCTGGTGAATGCGGTGGCCGACCTCGCCGAGCAGGCGAACCACCACCCGGACATCGAGGTGGCCGGCTACAACCGGGTTACCGTCACCCTGATGACCCACAGCGAGCGGGGCGTGACCGAGAAGGACATCGCGCTGGCCTGGCAGATCGAGCAGGTGGCGCGCTGA
- a CDS encoding iron-sulfur cluster assembly protein — protein MADPLTRDQVIQVLRTIYDPEIPVNIWDLGLIYDLQVTGADVAITMTLTAVGCPIGPHIAAEIENKLQAIGAERVTVNFVWVPPWTPERLTEEGRLALQSMGFAV, from the coding sequence GTGGCCGATCCGCTGACCCGGGACCAGGTGATCCAGGTCCTGCGGACGATCTACGATCCCGAGATTCCCGTCAACATCTGGGATCTGGGCCTGATCTACGACCTCCAGGTGACGGGCGCCGACGTGGCCATCACCATGACCCTGACCGCGGTGGGCTGTCCCATCGGCCCCCACATTGCCGCCGAGATCGAGAACAAGCTGCAGGCCATCGGCGCCGAGCGGGTCACCGTGAACTTCGTGTGGGTCCCGCCCTGGACGCCCGAGCGGCTGACCGAGGAGGGCCGCCTGGCCCTCCAGAGCATGGGCTTCGCCGTCTGA
- the menC gene encoding o-succinylbenzoate synthase, protein MRIRRVEVREVELPLVFPFQTSFGRQTSHSCLLVRLDDGEQEGWGEVPVERAPLYNEETTGTAWHVLEAFILPLVLSRPLEHPRDFPALVRHLRRHHMAKAGVEAALWDLHCRRGGLPLARALGGVRSAVEAGVSLGIEPTVDALLRRIEEFLGRGYRRIKIKIQPGWDVEVVRRVRKAFGSIPLQVDANSAYTLEQADVFRAMDDFGLLMIEQPLGEDDLVDHAALQARLRTPLCLDESIVSPEHARKALQLGSCRVINIKAARLGGLTAAVATHDLCQTSGIPVWCGGLLETGIGRAANLALASLPNFRLPADLSASDRYYHEDLIDPPVTLAPDGTVPVPSSPGLGVRVRMDRVQAYTVRAATYTA, encoded by the coding sequence GTGAGGATCCGCCGGGTCGAGGTCCGGGAGGTCGAGCTGCCCCTGGTCTTTCCCTTCCAGACCAGTTTCGGCCGCCAGACGTCCCACAGCTGCCTGCTGGTGCGGCTGGATGACGGAGAGCAGGAGGGCTGGGGCGAGGTGCCCGTGGAACGCGCGCCCCTGTACAACGAGGAAACCACCGGTACAGCCTGGCACGTCCTGGAGGCGTTCATCCTCCCCCTGGTCCTGAGCCGGCCCCTGGAGCATCCCCGGGACTTCCCGGCCCTGGTCCGCCACCTCCGTCGCCACCACATGGCCAAGGCGGGGGTGGAGGCGGCCCTGTGGGACCTGCACTGCCGCCGCGGCGGCCTTCCCCTGGCCCGGGCCCTGGGCGGCGTGCGGTCGGCCGTGGAGGCGGGGGTGAGCCTGGGGATCGAGCCCACGGTAGACGCGCTGCTGCGGCGCATCGAGGAGTTCCTGGGACGGGGATACCGCCGCATCAAGATCAAGATCCAGCCGGGGTGGGACGTGGAGGTGGTGCGGCGGGTGCGGAAGGCATTCGGATCGATCCCCCTGCAGGTGGATGCCAACTCCGCCTACACCCTGGAGCAGGCCGACGTCTTCCGGGCGATGGACGACTTCGGGCTGCTGATGATCGAGCAGCCCCTGGGGGAGGACGACCTGGTGGACCACGCGGCGCTGCAGGCCCGGCTGCGCACGCCGCTGTGCCTGGACGAATCCATCGTCTCCCCCGAGCACGCCCGCAAAGCCCTGCAGCTGGGCAGCTGTCGGGTCATCAACATCAAGGCCGCGCGGCTGGGAGGCCTCACCGCGGCCGTGGCCACCCACGATCTCTGCCAGACGTCCGGCATTCCGGTGTGGTGCGGCGGGCTGCTGGAGACCGGGATCGGGCGGGCGGCCAACCTGGCCCTGGCCTCCCTGCCCAACTTCCGCCTGCCGGCCGACCTGTCGGCCAGCGACCGTTACTACCACGAGGACCTGATCGACCCCCCGGTGACCCTTGCCCCGGACGGCACGGTGCCGGTGCCCTCGTCTCCGGGTTTGGGGGTGCGGGTGCGGATGGACCGGGTGCAAGCCTACACGGTGCGGGCGGCCACCTACACGGCCTGA
- a CDS encoding UPF0182 family protein, protein MRLRAVLIGLLVLLAVVAPTLARWYTDWLWFGEVGYRRVFWVPLLSRLGVTAAFGGTLWALLWVNLRVFLGRPAPDEVIDLELDRRGRRIYRRVRRRPSLTASALLGAVAVVAGWTVSSRWPMFVQFVHAQPFGVTDPIFGRDVGFFVFRLPVWQFVERWLFGWLAVVAVAVAAGYVLLFPPSMLRGIWSLPPAARVHLSLLAGALLLVRGWGFWLDAYGLLTSPHGAIYGASYTDVHATLPALRLLAALAVAGAALMAANAALRTLRLAVGTVLVMAVAWVVGVGVYPRLVQQLRVAPNELTVETPYLRMGIAATLRAFGLDRVREREFAPEALTPDVVARNRETLDNVRLWDYRPLLAAYRQLQALRPYYVFADVDIDRYRIGGQQRQVMLAARELDTSLLPDPARTWVNQHLVYTHGYGVVMSPVNRVSEEGMPEFFLKDIPPSGVPELRLDRPQIYFGERTAGYVVVQTRVQELDYPRGDENVYTTYRGRGGIPLTPLRRMAFAYRFGDLRLALSSDISSRSRLLFARAVPERVRRIAPFLTYDRDPYLVVVGGRLVWILDAYTTSSRYPYSTPHRGINYIRNSVKVVVDAYDGTVDFYLVDPTDPVAATFARVFPTLFTPASAMPADLAAHLRYPVDLFEIQARVYATFHMRDPRVFYNREDVWAVPTELFGDDTVPVEPYYVTLRLEDSPRPEFVLILPLAPAGRDNMIAWMAARNDPPHYGQLVVYRFPKDRLAFGPMQVESRINQDPVISQQLTLWNQEGSRVIRGNLLVIPLENALLYVEPLFLQATRSQLPELKRVIVASGPRIVMEDSLEAAVTRLLAGRPSPAAAPAPGGLPAGAADLIREAAAAYRRARQLLQQGDLPGFAREIDRLGEILRRLEDVR, encoded by the coding sequence GTGCGCCTGCGGGCGGTGCTGATCGGGCTTCTGGTGCTGCTGGCGGTGGTGGCCCCCACCCTGGCCCGGTGGTACACGGACTGGTTGTGGTTCGGAGAGGTGGGCTACCGGCGGGTGTTCTGGGTGCCGCTGCTGTCGCGGCTGGGCGTCACCGCCGCGTTCGGCGGCACGCTGTGGGCCCTGTTGTGGGTGAATCTGCGGGTGTTCCTGGGCCGGCCGGCGCCCGACGAGGTCATCGATCTGGAACTGGACCGCCGGGGCCGGCGGATCTACCGGCGGGTCCGCCGCCGGCCCTCCCTCACGGCGTCCGCCCTCCTGGGGGCGGTGGCGGTGGTGGCCGGGTGGACCGTCTCGTCCCGCTGGCCCATGTTCGTTCAGTTCGTCCACGCGCAGCCCTTCGGGGTGACGGACCCGATCTTCGGCCGGGATGTCGGGTTCTTCGTGTTCCGCCTGCCGGTCTGGCAGTTTGTGGAGCGGTGGCTGTTCGGGTGGCTGGCGGTGGTCGCGGTCGCCGTGGCGGCGGGCTACGTCCTGCTGTTCCCTCCGTCGATGCTACGCGGGATCTGGAGCCTCCCCCCGGCCGCCCGGGTGCACCTGAGCCTGCTGGCCGGGGCGCTGCTCCTGGTGCGGGGGTGGGGATTCTGGCTGGACGCCTACGGGCTGCTGACCTCTCCCCACGGCGCCATCTACGGAGCCAGTTACACCGACGTGCACGCGACCCTGCCGGCCCTGCGGCTGCTGGCGGCGCTCGCGGTGGCGGGCGCGGCCCTGATGGCGGCCAACGCGGCGTTGCGCACCCTGCGCCTGGCGGTGGGCACGGTGCTGGTGATGGCGGTGGCGTGGGTGGTGGGCGTGGGCGTCTATCCCCGGCTGGTGCAGCAGCTGCGGGTCGCGCCCAACGAGCTGACGGTGGAGACGCCGTACCTGCGCATGGGAATCGCCGCCACCCTGCGCGCCTTCGGGCTGGACCGGGTGCGGGAGAGGGAGTTCGCTCCCGAGGCGCTCACTCCCGACGTGGTGGCCCGCAACCGCGAGACCCTGGACAACGTGCGCCTGTGGGACTACCGACCCCTGCTGGCCGCCTACCGGCAGCTGCAGGCCCTGCGGCCCTACTACGTCTTCGCGGACGTGGACATTGACCGCTACCGCATCGGCGGCCAGCAGCGCCAGGTGATGCTGGCCGCCCGGGAGCTGGATACCAGCCTGCTGCCCGATCCCGCCCGCACCTGGGTCAACCAGCACCTGGTCTACACCCACGGCTACGGGGTGGTCATGAGCCCCGTCAACCGGGTGTCGGAGGAAGGGATGCCCGAGTTCTTTCTCAAGGACATCCCCCCCTCCGGGGTCCCCGAACTGCGCCTGGACCGGCCCCAGATCTACTTCGGCGAGCGCACGGCCGGCTACGTGGTGGTCCAGACCCGGGTGCAGGAGCTGGACTACCCCCGGGGCGACGAGAACGTGTACACGACCTACCGGGGCCGCGGCGGCATTCCGCTGACGCCGCTGCGGCGGATGGCGTTCGCCTACCGTTTCGGCGATCTGCGCCTGGCCCTCTCGTCGGACATCTCGTCCCGCAGCCGGCTGCTGTTCGCCCGCGCCGTGCCCGAGCGGGTCCGGCGCATTGCGCCGTTTCTGACCTACGACCGCGACCCCTACCTGGTGGTGGTCGGAGGCCGGCTGGTGTGGATTCTGGACGCCTACACCACCTCCAGCCGCTATCCCTACTCCACCCCCCACCGCGGGATCAACTACATCCGCAACTCGGTGAAGGTGGTGGTGGACGCGTACGACGGCACGGTGGATTTCTACCTGGTCGACCCCACCGATCCGGTGGCCGCCACCTTTGCCCGCGTCTTCCCCACCCTGTTCACGCCGGCATCGGCGATGCCGGCGGACCTGGCGGCCCACCTGCGCTACCCGGTGGACCTGTTCGAGATCCAGGCCCGGGTGTACGCCACGTTCCACATGCGGGATCCCCGGGTCTTCTACAACCGGGAGGACGTCTGGGCCGTGCCCACCGAGCTGTTCGGGGACGACACGGTGCCGGTGGAGCCCTACTACGTGACCCTGCGCCTGGAGGACAGCCCGCGGCCCGAATTCGTCCTCATCCTGCCCCTGGCGCCCGCCGGCCGGGACAACATGATCGCCTGGATGGCGGCCCGCAACGACCCGCCGCACTACGGCCAGCTGGTGGTCTACCGGTTTCCCAAGGATCGGCTGGCGTTCGGCCCCATGCAGGTGGAGTCCCGCATCAACCAGGACCCGGTCATCTCCCAGCAGCTGACGCTGTGGAACCAGGAGGGCTCGCGGGTGATCCGGGGCAACCTGCTGGTGATCCCGCTGGAAAACGCCCTGCTCTATGTGGAGCCGCTGTTCCTGCAGGCCACCCGCAGCCAGCTGCCGGAACTGAAGCGGGTGATTGTGGCCAGCGGGCCGCGGATCGTGATGGAGGACAGCCTGGAGGCCGCCGTGACCCGGCTGCTGGCCGGCCGGCCTTCGCCGGCAGCCGCCCCGGCTCCGGGCGGACTGCCGGCCGGGGCCGCCGACCTGATCCGCGAGGCGGCGGCGGCCTACCGCCGGGCCCGGCAGCTCCTGCAGCAGGGGGACCTTCCCGGCTTCGCCCGGGAGATCGACCGCCTGGGCGAGATCCTGCGCCGCCTGGAAGACGTGCGGTAG
- a CDS encoding nicotinate phosphoribosyltransferase, with translation MGGERYPEFGFVTPDTLGLLVDLYELVMADSYLREGLNDQATFDLFVRSLPPNRAFLVSAGLETALAYLEAVRFTDEAIAYLRGLRLFSDAFLDYLREFRFTGDVWAVPEGEVVFPPEPLVEVTAPRIEAQLVETFLLNTFNFQVMIASKAARVVLAAGGRAVVDFSPRRDHGADAALKAARASYVAGCAGTSNVLAGLLYGIPVYGTMAHSYVMSYPDELTAFRAFARDFPRNAILLIDTYDTLQGARHAVAVAREMAARGDRLRGVRIDSYESLDQLAEVSRRVRAIFDEAGLVDVQIILSGDLDEYKIAEVLARGAAAQAFGVGTRMGTSEDAPSLGGVYKLVEDTAGPKIKLSAGKATLPGRKQVWRARTADGGLQDTIALREEPAPPGSTPLLVPVMSGGRVIRQDSLAQMRARCAAALRDLPPPLRVLHGTPPSPVSLSPELRALQAQMFQAAARPGDSPR, from the coding sequence ATGGGCGGCGAGCGGTATCCGGAGTTTGGGTTTGTGACGCCCGACACCCTGGGGCTGCTGGTCGATCTGTACGAACTGGTGATGGCCGACAGCTACCTGCGGGAAGGGCTGAACGATCAGGCCACCTTCGACCTGTTTGTGCGGAGCTTGCCGCCCAACCGGGCCTTCCTGGTCAGCGCCGGCCTGGAGACGGCCCTGGCCTACCTGGAGGCGGTGCGCTTTACGGACGAAGCGATCGCCTACCTGCGAGGGCTGCGGCTGTTCAGCGACGCCTTCCTGGACTACCTGCGGGAGTTCCGGTTCACCGGGGACGTGTGGGCGGTGCCGGAGGGCGAAGTGGTCTTCCCCCCGGAGCCCCTGGTGGAGGTGACCGCACCGCGCATCGAGGCGCAGCTGGTGGAAACGTTCCTGCTGAACACGTTCAACTTCCAGGTGATGATCGCCAGCAAGGCCGCGCGGGTCGTCCTGGCCGCAGGCGGGCGGGCCGTGGTGGACTTCTCCCCCCGCCGTGACCACGGCGCCGACGCCGCCCTGAAGGCCGCCCGGGCCTCCTACGTGGCGGGGTGCGCCGGGACGTCCAACGTGCTGGCCGGGCTGCTGTACGGGATCCCGGTGTACGGCACCATGGCCCACTCCTACGTGATGTCGTACCCCGACGAGCTGACCGCCTTCCGGGCGTTCGCCCGGGACTTCCCCCGCAACGCCATCCTCCTCATCGACACCTACGACACCCTGCAGGGGGCGCGCCACGCGGTGGCGGTGGCCCGGGAGATGGCCGCCCGGGGGGACAGGCTGCGCGGGGTCCGCATCGACAGCTACGAGAGCCTGGACCAGCTGGCGGAGGTCAGCCGCCGGGTGCGGGCCATCTTCGACGAGGCCGGCCTGGTCGACGTCCAGATCATCCTCAGCGGCGACCTCGACGAGTACAAGATCGCCGAGGTCCTGGCCCGGGGGGCGGCGGCCCAGGCCTTCGGGGTGGGCACCCGCATGGGGACCTCGGAGGACGCGCCCAGCCTGGGCGGGGTCTACAAGCTGGTGGAGGACACCGCCGGCCCCAAGATCAAGCTGTCGGCGGGCAAGGCCACCCTGCCCGGGCGCAAGCAGGTCTGGCGGGCGCGCACCGCCGACGGCGGCCTGCAGGACACCATCGCCCTCCGGGAGGAACCCGCGCCTCCCGGGTCCACCCCGTTGCTGGTCCCGGTGATGTCGGGCGGGCGGGTGATCAGGCAGGATTCCCTGGCCCAGATGCGGGCGCGGTGCGCTGCGGCCCTGCGGGACCTGCCGCCGCCGCTGCGGGTGCTGCACGGCACGCCGCCGTCGCCGGTGTCCCTCAGCCCGGAACTGCGGGCGCTGCAGGCCCAGATGTTCCAGGCCGCCGCCCGGCCCGGCGATTCCCCCCGCTAA